A genomic region of Candidatus Hydrogenedentota bacterium contains the following coding sequences:
- a CDS encoding DUF1501 domain-containing protein produces the protein MSHHKPTADDFILNRRDFLKRTGMGFGALGLASTILGSGSDAYGAINPTAPRMPHFEGRAKRVVHIFHNGGLSHVDSFDPKPALAKYAGQDLPMDNLRTERPTGAAFASPFEFKEYGESRIPVSSLFPHLAECVDDMCIIRSMNADVPNHEPSLLLMNCGDARQIRPSVGSWVTYGLGTENQNLPGFISMCPGGYPIQESQNWQSGFLPGVYQGTYIDTKHTEMEKLIAHIENKYQTDTSQRAQLDLLAELNHRHADARNADSELETRLQSFELAYRMQLDATDAFDITREPEYIREMYGPGVHGRQCLITRRLLERGVRFIQLWHGAGQPWDSHDDIEVNHAKLAKECDQGIAALLKDLKRRGMLEDTLIVCSGEFGRTPTVELPTPGANAGKINGRDHNHYGFTCWMAGGGVKGGHIHGATDDFGFQAVENRVHVHDLHATMLHLLGFDHEQLTYRFAGRDFRLTDVHGHVVRDVLA, from the coding sequence ATGAGCCACCACAAACCGACCGCGGATGACTTCATCCTCAACCGGCGCGATTTCCTGAAGCGCACCGGCATGGGCTTTGGCGCCCTGGGTCTGGCGAGCACGATTCTGGGCAGCGGAAGCGACGCCTACGGCGCCATCAACCCGACCGCGCCGCGCATGCCGCACTTCGAGGGCCGGGCCAAACGCGTGGTGCACATCTTCCACAACGGCGGCCTGTCGCACGTGGACTCCTTCGATCCCAAGCCGGCGCTGGCGAAGTACGCGGGTCAGGACCTGCCGATGGACAACCTGCGCACCGAGCGCCCGACCGGCGCGGCGTTCGCGTCGCCATTTGAGTTTAAGGAATACGGCGAAAGCCGCATCCCCGTGAGCAGCCTCTTCCCGCACCTCGCCGAGTGCGTTGACGATATGTGCATCATCCGCTCCATGAACGCGGACGTACCGAATCACGAGCCCTCGCTGCTGTTGATGAATTGCGGCGACGCGCGCCAGATCCGGCCGAGCGTCGGGTCCTGGGTCACCTATGGCCTGGGCACGGAGAACCAGAACCTGCCGGGCTTCATTTCGATGTGCCCCGGCGGCTACCCCATCCAGGAGTCGCAGAACTGGCAGTCCGGCTTTCTCCCCGGCGTGTACCAGGGCACCTACATCGACACGAAGCACACGGAGATGGAGAAGCTGATTGCGCACATCGAAAACAAGTACCAGACGGACACCTCGCAGCGCGCGCAACTCGACCTGCTGGCGGAACTGAACCACCGGCACGCGGACGCGCGCAACGCCGACAGCGAGCTGGAGACGCGCCTGCAATCCTTCGAGCTGGCCTACCGGATGCAGCTGGACGCCACCGACGCGTTCGACATCACGCGGGAGCCGGAATACATCCGCGAAATGTACGGCCCCGGCGTGCACGGGCGGCAGTGTCTCATCACCCGGCGTCTCCTCGAGCGCGGGGTGCGGTTCATCCAGCTCTGGCACGGCGCCGGCCAGCCCTGGGACAGCCACGACGACATCGAAGTGAACCACGCGAAGCTGGCGAAGGAATGCGACCAGGGCATCGCGGCGCTGCTGAAGGATCTGAAGCGGCGGGGGATGCTGGAAGACACGCTGATCGTGTGCAGCGGCGAATTCGGCCGCACGCCGACGGTGGAACTGCCCACGCCCGGCGCGAATGCGGGCAAGATCAACGGGCGCGACCACAACCACTACGGCTTCACCTGCTGGATGGCCGGCGGCGGCGTCAAGGGCGGCCACATCCACGGCGCCACGGATGATTTTGGCTTCCAGGCCGTGGAAAACCGCGTGCACGTCCACGACCTCCACGCCACCATGCTCCATCTCCTCGGCTTCGACCACGAGCAGCTCACCTACCGCTTCGCGGGCCGGGACTTCCGCCTGACGGACGTCCACGGGCACGTGGTGCGGGATGTGCTCGCATAG